From a region of the Fusobacterium periodonticum ATCC 33693 genome:
- a CDS encoding MBL fold metallo-hydrolase — protein sequence MIYYIYHSGFVMELEKNILIFDFYRIPTDKKNEEESFISKFIKRTDKKVYVFSSHSHSDHFNKEILKWLNLNENIKYILSDDIKIHKHKNFYFTKEGDSFKLDNLKINTFGSTDLGSSFYVNVEDKNIFHSGDLHLWHWEDDTPEEEKTMYDAYMSELEKIQKLARIDIAFVPVDPRLGVNTLEGVELFYKVLKPKLIVPMHFSDDYSQMKNFVETFKNIKDIEVIEIDESMKKILE from the coding sequence ATGATTTATTATATTTATCATAGTGGATTTGTGATGGAGTTAGAAAAAAATATTTTAATATTTGATTTTTATAGAATTCCAACTGATAAGAAAAATGAAGAAGAAAGTTTTATAAGTAAATTTATAAAAAGAACTGATAAAAAAGTTTATGTATTTTCTTCACATAGTCATAGTGATCATTTTAATAAAGAAATATTAAAATGGTTAAACTTAAATGAGAATATTAAATATATTTTAAGTGATGATATAAAGATACATAAACATAAAAACTTTTACTTTACAAAGGAGGGAGATAGCTTTAAACTAGATAATTTAAAGATAAATACCTTTGGTTCAACAGATCTAGGATCTTCTTTTTATGTTAATGTTGAAGATAAAAATATTTTCCACTCTGGAGACTTGCATCTATGGCATTGGGAAGATGACACTCCTGAAGAAGAAAAAACAATGTATGATGCCTATATGTCAGAGTTAGAAAAAATACAAAAATTAGCTAGAATAGATATAGCCTTTGTGCCTGTAGACCCAAGATTAGGAGTTAATACACTAGAGGGTGTAGAATTGTTTTATAAAGTTTTAAAGCCGAAATTAATAGTTCCTATGCATTTTTCTGATGATTATAGTCAAATGAAAAATTTTGTAGAAACTTTTAAAAATATTAAAGATATCGAAGTTATAGAAATAGATGAGAGTATGAAAAAAATATTGGAGTGA
- a CDS encoding DEAD/DEAH box helicase, which yields MVEVSFYMLVEEEGSFSLALYDSEKNVLSNYSNLNQNVVNEYIENLENEREFFISWDEKKSKYLSIDSTLLKYLLEHGNFVNSDFEKIEKSEITNLSLLIRESKEIEDKLDIFIEINDNLLDKKNIIDNYIYSQGVFYEVKGLGEFTLDELFQKIDKYELETYCSLILKNYSNIELKYEDYETINAEEKLAIPQIIIEKISFDNSLYLKINSIISTMDYDFFKKNNLENIVTVNEVEKKLEISRINLENLTSDMLEIVKVLVKLQKNTGLKSSYYIDNENFIILNEEIAKEFVKKELLQLANKYSIIGTDKLRKYNIKAVRPRLSGKFSYHLNYLEGEVDIEIEGEKFSIQELLNKYRKDEYIVLSDGTNALINREYIEKLQRIFKDEDENKVKISFFDMPIVQDILDEKTFNNEFAGNKDFFEGINKINENDIVFPKLNATLRDYQKYGYKWLKYLTDNRLGACLADDMGLGKTLQAIALISKTHEEKKKRTMVIMPKSLIFNWESEIKKFAPNLKIAVYYGINRELSILKKADVVLTTYGTIRNDIENLLKEKFDLLVLDESQNIKNINSQTTKAVLLLNAEKRVALSGTPVENNLLELYSLFRFLNPEMFGTVQSFTNNYIIPIQKYSDTSTIEELRKKIYPFLLRRVKKEVLADLPDKIEKLVYVDMNEEHRKYYEEKRKYYYSLLENNTSSQGTFDKFFVLQAINELRHIVSSPELDNNKIISSKKEVLIENVIEAIENNHKVLIFVNYLSSIESICNSLKENKIKFLKMTGQTKDRQSLVDKFQSDDRYKVFVMTLKTGGVGLNLVSADTIFIYDPWWNKTVENQAIDRAYRLGQDKTVFAYKMIMRNTIEEKILKLQEIKDKLLDDLISEDNLSTKNLSKNDIEFILGN from the coding sequence ATGGTTGAAGTTAGTTTTTATATGCTAGTTGAAGAAGAAGGAAGCTTCTCACTAGCTTTGTATGATTCTGAAAAGAATGTCCTTAGTAATTACTCTAATTTAAATCAGAATGTAGTAAACGAATATATAGAAAATTTAGAGAATGAAAGAGAATTTTTCATCAGTTGGGATGAAAAGAAAAGTAAGTACTTAAGTATAGATAGTACTTTATTAAAATATCTTTTAGAACATGGAAATTTTGTAAATAGTGATTTTGAAAAAATAGAAAAAAGTGAAATAACAAATCTTTCACTTTTAATAAGAGAAAGTAAAGAAATAGAAGATAAGCTAGACATTTTTATTGAGATAAATGATAATCTTTTAGATAAAAAAAATATAATAGATAACTATATTTATTCACAGGGAGTATTTTATGAAGTTAAAGGACTAGGAGAATTTACTCTTGATGAACTATTTCAAAAAATAGATAAATATGAGCTTGAAACTTACTGTTCTTTAATCTTAAAAAATTATAGTAATATAGAGTTAAAATATGAAGATTATGAAACTATAAATGCTGAGGAAAAACTTGCTATTCCACAGATAATAATAGAAAAGATTTCTTTTGACAACAGTCTTTATTTAAAAATTAATTCTATTATTTCTACAATGGACTATGATTTTTTTAAGAAGAATAATTTAGAAAATATAGTTACAGTTAATGAAGTTGAAAAGAAGCTAGAAATATCTAGGATAAACTTAGAAAATTTAACTTCAGATATGCTGGAGATAGTAAAAGTTTTAGTTAAGCTTCAAAAGAATACAGGTTTAAAGTCTTCATACTATATAGATAACGAAAACTTTATTATCTTAAATGAGGAAATAGCAAAGGAGTTCGTAAAGAAAGAATTACTTCAACTGGCTAATAAATATAGTATTATAGGTACAGATAAGTTAAGAAAATACAATATAAAAGCTGTTAGACCAAGATTAAGTGGGAAATTTAGCTATCATCTTAATTATCTTGAAGGAGAAGTTGACATTGAAATTGAAGGTGAAAAATTCTCTATACAAGAGCTTTTAAATAAATATAGAAAAGATGAATATATAGTTTTAAGTGATGGTACTAATGCTTTAATAAATAGAGAGTATATAGAGAAACTACAAAGAATATTCAAGGACGAGGATGAAAATAAGGTAAAAATTTCCTTCTTTGATATGCCAATAGTTCAAGATATACTTGATGAGAAAACTTTTAATAATGAATTTGCAGGAAATAAAGATTTCTTTGAAGGAATAAATAAAATCAATGAAAATGATATAGTTTTTCCTAAATTAAATGCAACTCTTAGAGATTATCAAAAATATGGATATAAATGGTTGAAATACCTAACAGATAATAGATTAGGAGCTTGTCTAGCTGATGATATGGGTCTAGGAAAGACTTTACAAGCTATAGCCTTAATTTCTAAAACTCATGAAGAAAAAAAGAAGAGAACTATGGTTATAATGCCTAAGAGCTTAATATTTAACTGGGAAAGTGAAATTAAGAAATTTGCACCAAACTTAAAAATAGCTGTGTACTATGGTATAAATAGAGAACTTTCTATATTAAAGAAAGCAGATGTTGTATTAACAACTTATGGAACTATAAGAAATGATATAGAAAATCTTTTAAAAGAAAAATTTGATTTACTTGTATTGGATGAATCTCAAAATATAAAGAATATAAATTCACAGACTACAAAGGCAGTCTTACTTTTAAATGCTGAAAAAAGAGTAGCTTTAAGTGGGACACCCGTAGAGAATAATCTATTAGAGCTATATTCTCTATTTAGATTTTTAAATCCTGAGATGTTTGGAACAGTACAAAGTTTTACTAATAACTATATAATACCTATACAAAAATACTCAGATACTTCTACTATAGAAGAATTGAGAAAAAAGATTTACCCTTTCTTGTTGAGAAGAGTAAAAAAAGAAGTTCTAGCAGATTTACCAGATAAGATAGAAAAATTAGTATATGTTGACATGAATGAAGAACATAGAAAATACTATGAAGAAAAAAGAAAATATTATTATTCGCTTTTAGAAAATAACACTTCAAGTCAAGGAACTTTCGATAAGTTTTTTGTACTTCAAGCAATAAATGAACTAAGACATATAGTGAGTTCACCTGAATTAGATAATAATAAAATAATTTCAAGTAAGAAGGAAGTTTTAATAGAGAATGTTATTGAAGCTATTGAAAATAACCATAAGGTATTAATTTTTGTTAACTACTTATCTTCAATAGAAAGTATATGTAATTCATTGAAAGAAAATAAGATTAAATTTTTAAAGATGACTGGACAAACTAAAGATAGACAAAGTCTAGTTGATAAGTTTCAAAGTGATGATAGATATAAAGTTTTTGTTATGACTCTAAAAACAGGGGGAGTAGGTTTAAATTTAGTATCAGCTGATACAATCTTTATCTATGATCCTTGGTGGAATAAAACAGTTGAAAATCAAGCTATAGACAGAGCATATAGATTAGGACAAGATAAAACTGTATTTGCCTATAAAATGATTATGAGAAACACGATAGAAGAAAAAATACTAAAATTACAAGAAATCAAAGATAAACTATTGGACGATTTAATATCTGAAGATAATTTATCAACAAAAAATCTTTCTAAAAATGATATAGAATTCATTTTAGGAAATTAG